The sequence aaaaactatccaaCTTTAAGTGTTCTCCTTTAGACTTCACTTATCATAGCTTActacatgtttttatttattttttctttataaagtaaaaaaagtttaaaatagaaaaataaaataacagtTAGTAGGATAGCAGATTTTTATTCATCTAGTCATTagccaaaaaaaacccaccagagtattaatttccccaagaAGTTGATCGTATGTCCCGTTACTTTGCCTCGTTTCATTCGCGTAAGGAATATACTCGTAAGTAAGGTGGAAGGGTAATGCGCGAAGCACATCCTCAAACACATCAATGGAGAACCCAGATACGATAACAGGATCCCATTCCACTTTCACGAAATCTAAAAAACCTTCTTTCAGTACTGGAACCCCAATCCTTAACTTTGTCGGCTGCTCTGGTGTGTCTCCTGGCCAAATAGGGTGTTTTAGTTTGTCCtctgaaatttgattttttgagaGATTCTCATTTAAAGTTAAGTTTGTCTCTCGGGTCCAATGTCCAATAATCCTCTCTATTCTTCCTATCACATTGAATAGTTCAAAGGCTGAAGGCTCCAACTGCCCCTTAACCAAATCAAAATTTCCGCTTAGGCCTTGAAATTTAGTAGTTAGAATTGTGTTGCGAAGCCTTGTACCCTTTTCAAAAACTCCTAGAGCTGCAAGATCGACATTATTGTTGCTAGCATTTTGCTTCAAGAAGCTAGAATGCACTATGCAGCCAGCCTTCTCCACTGCAATAGCCAATGCCCAAACTGTATCATATGCCCATAATCCAAAGAAGTTTAAGCTAGTAGTACTCTTGCTCTTTATTTTGATTGAGGTTAAGtttctcttccattttctttcaaaatcttTTAGATGTTTAGACGGTGGTATGTATGGCCTTATTCCCAATACCCCTTGCATTGAGTCCATAACCTTTGAGCCCATAGGATCTAGCAAAGATGATAAACCTGTTGTGAGGATCCATGCATACCCTTCGCTCATCATATCTGCTTCTTTTGCACGTACAAAGAGCTTTGAGCCAAGTGAAGCAGTCATGTGCACAAGAAATATTCTTGCATGATTTGCCTTTAACTTGTTAAGCTCTTTGATGATTTCGGTATTATTAGAAGATGGATGAATGACACTTCTGTAACGCACCCTAGTGTCAATCTCTTGTAAAGCATCCAACAAATATGGAATTAAACCATTGCCATAATCTGTGTCTTCATAAATAAGGACAATTTCCCGCCAACCAAAAGTATCAACAATGTTTGCTATGGCTTTAACCTGTACGCAGTCGTCTTGAGTTGTTCGTATGAAGAACTGGTTTTGGGATGGAGAAAGAGAAGGACTTGTGGCTGAAAAGGAAATGATGGGAACCTGAGCTTTGCGTCCAATTTCTATCACAAACTTAGCTTGTGCTGACCATTGAGGTCCTATAATGGCCTGCACTTCTTCATTCTTCATTAAATCCAGTGCTGGATTTCATTGCAACAATAAattactttgaaatttgaaattttactgGCAATGTACAAAACAACTACTATAACAACAGTACACTGATAATAAACTTTATCAATACATTCTGGAAAATATTAACATGTTGAAACTATACACCAGCATATTTTATCAATATCTAATTTGGTTCATAACTGTTAGGACCAAGGACATAATTACTGCACCAAAAGTTATAGCTGATGGTAAGGGTGGCAGCCCAGCACTAATAAGTTGGCTAAGACTTGGCCCAACTTGACCTCTATCTCTAGTAGGATGTTAGACTTGGCCCATTAGGCCTCTGCCCAATAATCCCATTCCCAACACCTGCACATGTGCAGCAGGGAGCCGAACTTGTGACCTACTATGATACTAATTGTTGGACCTAAGCTATGTCACTTAGcctcaaaaccaattgatgATGAGAAAAATACACTCAAAATCTTTTATGGCATTCGACATAGCACCCCGTTGGCCTATTTTAGAATAGTTGTTGGGAGTTGAATTATAATGCCCCAACaataacttataaaaataataagagaaaaaaaaaacgaagaaaCGAGAGTTttaacaaaaggaaaaacaacaaaatgaacttaattacataataaatttaaaattctatattAATCAAATTCTTTTTGCAGTAATTCATTATGCTACACAAAGGAAGGAGATAATTACATAACAAATTGAAAAGACTATAttaatcaaaataacaaaattgatatAAGTTTCACTTGGTATATAGTCAActactaaaaataattaaaaataatacacATGTGAAAAAACCTTTAATATATAGAGCAAAACTTATGTATAGTACCTTAGGTGTTGTTCTTTAGGTTttcctcttaaaattttatcatgtcgttacttaaccaaaaaatacacttctctaatgaaaaaaaagacacatggcaaaattttgagaagtgaaactaaggaacagcacctaaaTACTATACCTGAGTattgtgaaaaattgtgaaataatcTATTTACGTAAAGTCAAAGagtagaaaagagaaaatatgacACGAGGAATTTACGTGGTTCGCCACTATGTCTACATCTACGAGAGATGATAGAATAAAGCTTCATTATAATTTTGGAGATTACAACAATAGTTTAAAGACACTCTCACAAATCCAAACCCCAAATACACCTTTGGTTCTCTCACAAATAAATAGAAAACACCCTATTGTATTTAGATAAAAGTTGCAAGACACTCTAACTTCCTATCTCTAGTGCGCACGCACAGAAGAAGCTCTTTACTATTTCTATCTCAGTAGAAGCTCTCTTGCATCTTTTCTCAAAAACACCATCTATTTATAACTAGATGTTCAGCCGAAATGTCAATAGTTTCAGCACATGGAACTTAATAATTCAAAGAAGATGGTAAGCGTTAATTGCCAATGAGTGATCCATTTCGGCTACAAAAGATGAAAGCGAACTTTGGATTTCATGTCAGAATGTTGTTCTTGCTTTTTTGACAATTCATGCAAGATAGCAACATCATTTAATGTTGGCTTGTAATATCAAGCCTGCGACACTAAAATTCAAGCCATTCCAACACTAAGTCATCATAGATAAACATAAAACaatgattaatatatatactatctgtaaggacacgattctctggcggcccaataaggatgttgggctcgcgcacggaagatccctcacaatataatttgtagagagtgggcttaaaaagctagccgctggtcgcggggcgatgtccgatcctggttttagagaaattcaggtagaaaaaagGTGTTGGGCCtaaacatttaagccctaagacgtcgcaccatatgggatgggactcctcggagttgatccgaggaccattgaggcctaaccccggttatccaaagacggactttcttcagtgaagtccggtgttgttgagatgttctctcCCGTGTGATCctcctttttcggaggtgggatgggatctcctttagatttacttgctttcttcttttatactcgtctatgttaattgtccttcgtccacgtgtagggtcaatctttacaagactgatatttgtcccatcagtctaatcccagaattgttgggtatggttgataaggctgcagagtacagctctgtcatgtgttgggtcttatctggaagggtagtaaggataacttccccaagatattttggatctccttacaaattcgtccctataccagttttacccctttatttcggtgggattcaggatctgccgaggaccaaactgtcctcgactgccttccaaaattgttttgtgctctgtactgtagagcttgggccacagctctcctcggactgggccttcggattttccaggagcaatcgggcttggtccttaaattattgggccccacaatagcccctcaaaacccttctatccgacttccgggttggaagggagggttttggcaaacccgggcccttaatacggtttgtttagttcaaccccgcatttatgtgagcggttttccacctgtccaggaggTTAGCCGGTTTTCTAGGGATTCCGTTTAATttgctcgtgatctactcctgccgcttggctgtcccagacgcgcccttaatgaatcccctttacgaggctcatttatgtccggcggctcatttgataaggtggggaagtggaacggacgcctcttttttcttcagattcctttgggaaacttgaatgcatttaataccctccgttctgcccttcctataagaaggcaagcaggaggccatcactttcgtgcagactcctctccttccctctgagatctgaaacccgtagcctcctttagcgcctgcttagcccgtttgttatacgCCATATCAGTACacgcctaccataacgaacgatgaaggaaccatgcccttcctcaaaacaccatgttccgataaagcttgaaatggctcgatcggggcaagggtggcgtagacttaagatctgtcccgcctctctttcagccaaaatccgaagcaggggctcgtcatgtcaaactcttggcgtgactgagtcgagaacacccaatatcagcaccactcggctcctcacgagcgtacctaacatggcaccagtgtgttaggagtcagggttgaggcaggggcgaagtgcttctgcttctccctttccttgctcactggtgccctcctccgtcttcctcttatagtcttcccagcaccagttccgccttggtgctgtccttctccctcttttgctcctctctttgtcttttcatttctcccactcttcttctcctccttctcttactcatgtcctccatcttcttcattgatttcttccttactatttccttcttcttcgttctcttttttttttttgaagtgagttcttcttttagtatgagcaacactgaggcaaagattggagagactttgaagacaagttcAAAAAGGCGCTTGatcgtttgcttatctgtactgtggatgttagtattgcttcggcagcccctcttttgtataggcttgttgaagcctctttttgtacattgtaataatttttcatattaataaaagttgtttctatttcactttacatgttctgtctctttgtttttataaatttgcaagtgctgctcggctcaataataccgcatctaaatcaatgacgactaagaccaaaatacttaataataaaaagatgttgccataatcTTAATAggagtgcttggcacaatagggcagaccaataaaaagtagTACTTACCaccttggcttgggtccgaggaccatacaaggcctcggttatgtccagaacttgtaataataataatttttgtacttggtttccccataggtttgagtccgaggaccatacaaggccttggttctgtccaaaacttgtaataataataattttttgtatttggtttccccataggcttgagtccgaggaccatacaaggccttggttctgtccaaaacttgtaataataataactttttgtacttggtttccccataggcttgagtccgaggaccatacaaggccttggttctgtccaaaacttgtaataataataacttttcgtacttggtttccccataggcttgagtccgaggaccatacaaggccttggttctgtccaaaacttgtaataataataacttttcgtacttggtttccccataggcttgagtccgaggaccatacaaggccttggttctgtccaaaacttgtaataataataacttttcgtacttggtttcctcataggcttgagtctgaggaccatacaaggccttggttctgtccaaaactttatgcccttccctttttctctttgcacctgtctttcctcaggtgtctcataagttgccgagcaggaagttgtcctcggtaacggttattccttggtgtgggccatagtccgcGGGCTTCCATGcggaacgggcctgggccgcgaatttattaggcccacagatttagaggcatttccgtagtctttggtcacgcggtactttttggcgtcccagtattcgaggtgcgtcttcacgaggctcctttaatcttagggttgcagacggcattggaaatcgagccggagacattttgtctgtagcgttccttgggacgctgcgtgaattaaatgccatcacctcatcttttaaataaataggagagaaggttgctttactttcacacgaattcttcagtctcccctcttagtacatcatgtttgaggcgaggattggggcaaaggagctctctccgccacgaAAGCGTCGTGTCTTCCTgcgactccagatagtgaggtgcGGGCCAGggaggcgtagactcaagagaatatttcagttcgagagaggggaaaggatgtttctccctcttttagtcaaaatccgaagcaggttctggtcatgccagatttttggtatgcccgaagaaggaatttccgccatcagcgccgtctgccttgtagcaggcaaatttctgcgggggcttcccaacttccggctccctgcatcttttccgtagatggtgttagcctgaggtcaggttctttggctgcctgagttatgggcatgtagaagcgtcgaggaatagtttccttagacgacatcttggaacagtagccaacctctcctctgagatatctcctcggcaccatcttcactcttttgtacttttcttttgcttacgcagttaactctaatgtaagctggtttcagcttttattgtacactgtactgttcttttgtcttaataaaagatgtgttcatttctttatacatacttttttttttttttgcaactaccACTTGGGGTCagaatattaagtctaagcttgcctttaacaatattctggacggaagaacactttaatacaaacccttattagtttaaactcgcaaatattatcaagtataacaatggcaatcctcaatagattgaattcatggaactaaccgagatagctgctgagctttgcgtgatgcacgctagacgaatatccgagagggcagccgagcagcgatggatttggatcgtgcccttggggtaacatactgtgccgtatcgtattagcccctttggcactggggatctgagggtagaccggggaacccgtgcaattaaagattgacccaactgttaacgagaagttctcttcggatggattttgaggtttatatgCCATAGtagtttctttctcttttttttttagttggtttccccataggcttgagtccgtggaccatgcgaggccttggttctgtccaaaacttgtggtcttttttatgtacttggtttccccataggcttgagtctgaggaccatgcaaggccttggttctgtccaaaacttatgatcttttaatgtacttggtttccccataggcttgagtccgaggaccatgcaaggccttggttctgtccaaaacttatgatcttttaatgtacttggtttccccataggcttgagtccgtggaccatgcaaggccttggttctgtccaaaacttatgatcttttaatgtacttggtttcttTTGAGGACCAATGggtggtttccccataggcttgagtccgaggaccatgcaaggccttggttctgtccaaaacttatgatcttttaatgtacttggtttccccataggcttgagtccgaggaccatgcaaggccttggttctgtccaaaacttatgatccttttatgtacttggtttccccataggcttgagtccgaggaccatgcaaggccttggttctgtccaaaacttatgatcttttatgtacttggtttccccataggcttgagtccgaggaccatgcaaggccttggttctgtccaaaacttatgatcttttatgtacttggtttccccataggcttgagtccgaggaccatgcaaggccttggttctgtccaaaacttatgatccttttatgtacttggtttccccataggcttgagtccgtggaccatgcaaggccttggttctgtccaaaacttatgatcttttatgtacttggtttccccataggcttgagtccgaggaccatgcaaggccttggttctgtccaaaacttatgatcttttaatgtacttggtttccccataggcttgagtccgaggaccatgcaaggccttggttctgtccaaaacttatgatcttttaatgtacttggtttccccataggcttgagtccgtggaccatgcaaggccttggttctgtccaaaacttatgatcttttaatgtacttggtttccccataggcttgagtccgaggaccatgcaaggccttggttctgtccaaaacttatgatccttttatgtacttggtttccccataggcttgagtccgaggaccatgcaaggccttggttctgtccaaaacttacgatctttttatttgttttatttttcaaccaccagCCCCTACACCAAGGCGGGGACAGTTGGCCTGgggctggaagcccctagagacgcccgcgcccttagcactgcgaggcgtagcccctaacAGAAgtttacgtcggagcaacaactatatgtcgccggagacggaggagatcccagaaatttctgcttgccaatgagttgattccaccgccacctgcgccaacgcgcaagctttcccacagacggcgccaattgtaaggacacgattctctggcggcccaataaggatatTGGGCTCGCGCAcggaagatccctcacaatataatttgtagagagtgggcttaaaaagctagccgctggtcgcggggcgatgtccgatcctggttttagagaaattcaggtagaaaaaaggtgttgggcctgaacatttaagccctaagacgtcgcaccatatgggatgggactcctcggagttgatccgaggaccattgaggcctaaccccggttatccaaagacggactttcttcaatgaagtccggtgttgttgagatgttctctcCCGTGTGATCctcctttttcggaggtgggatgggatctcctttagatttacttgctttcttcttttatactcgtctgtgttaattgtccttcgtccacgtgtagggtcaatctttacaagactgatatttgtcccatcagtctaatcccagaattgttgggtatggttgataaggctgcagagtacggctctgtcatgtgttaggtcttatctggaagggtagtaaggataacttccccaagatattttggatctccttacaaattcgtccctataccagttttaaccctttatttcggtgggattcaggatctgccgaggaccaaactgtcctcggctgccttccaaaattgttttgtgctctgtactgtagagcttgggccacagctctcctcggactgggccttcggattttccaggagcaatctggcttggtccttaaattattgggccccacactatcttttaatgaatttttacatttaaatattacttagtattcaaaattaatgactttttattttccaaattgatataaaatactgtttgtttatttctttattttccaattcAAGTCTTAGCTTTGCCATGCGCTCCATCCATAAAGAGGTTACAAAGTTTATCGCAACTACAAAACTAATACTTTACAACATGcaaataatttattgtaaaaaggTGAAGGTGAAGGTGAAGGGACAAAACTATTTGTAGACTCCTTTCCTtccctccccccaccccccccccccccaaaaagaagagagagagagagagaagaaaaaaagaagctattTCTAGACTAAGGGAACCCctaagatttttttatatatatatatatatatatattaatatagtGTGTATGTGCATAAGATTAAGGTtttaaatttgggaaaaaattatACTTGGCCCCCTCAAATTGAATAtttccccccctccccccctccccaaaaaaaaacaaatggttATCTAGTTCATTCCTGTAGTATGTGGTCCTTCCTACAGCAAACATCCCATTTTCTTAACAGATTCCTAAGTgttttttagtgtttgtttggatagGAATTATCTTGCATCTGCATTTTAAGTTTTCAcgtttccttcttttcttttctattctttttttttttttttttagccgtgATTTTTGACTTTTCCGcctgtgcactgttcatatTCATGGGatccacaaccactttattcagggaaaaaaaaattttaaatgggtcccacggtactattcacacatttaaaaattattttgctacagtattttcagttttcagttttcaacttatttgtcaacttattaatttttttaaaaaaatattcaaacaattttttgttttttaaaaaacaattgtgTTTGACTCTTTAGTTTCCTGTTAGGAtccaaagtttaaaaaattaaatctttggGGTTTGGATGTTGTCATGTTTGACTACATCTATATGATTTGattcctttttttgtttgggtttttttcttaaaaatatactCGCAAACGCTAGTTAGTTTTTAGTTATAATATGTGACTTTTCCATTCATAAATGTTGTCAAAATCAGGCGCTGCAAGAAAAATGAACTCTTAGATTTTGTACATTGAAATTAAAATCGCAACAAAGCTtatctcaaaatcaaaactagATAATTTTTGGGATTTAAAATAACATTGAGTTCCATTTTAATATGTTATTGAGTTTAAATATATTAGGaaacaattatttttcataaattttcttttactaatCAAATAGATATTAGTTGCATTTGTGTTAGaacatctttctctctcccttgtgtatgtgtgtgtttgtttctaaagaAAAAGGGTAATTGTCCTATATTACTaaagagagtgtgttgtgtgtaatATAACTTGCCCTACCCtcccttaaaatttattatggcttttgagtggagttatggtgtgtttttgtgttaattgtTAAAACTCATTTTCCTCTCCCTTGtatatgtgtttgtttcttcaaaaaaaaaggggtaattGTCTAGCATTGCTTAAGAAAATGTGTTGTGTATAGTATAACTTGCCCTACCCTCTCTTAAAAATTACCAtagcttttgagtggagttgtggtgtagttttgtgtttgaactcatttccctctcccttgtgtgtgtttgtttgtttctatataaaacaaaaaagaatagatattagtttacatttttcatatattaatataGTTTTGAGTATTTGTATATATCTTGTTATTGAAaggtgataattttttttgtttcaaacttTGTCCCACCAAAGAGAAAATCTTGGTTTTGTCCCTgtgaagatatatatatttataggaCCTAAACTGAACTTGACTataaatgttcaaaattttgtatgttataaTCCGTTTGTTTcactataaaatattatacatgtaaaatatttttaagtatttaGTGGCAcatatagaaaatttttaaacacaaaccACCAAAACCGGTAGCTTAGATACAGTGACCAAGCCACCAGCTTCAACAACCAAACAGTCAACACCAGCCACTAGACTAGCGGCCGAACCAATGACCACTAGATGGGGGGGAGAGGGGAGTCACGGtcaacagaaaatattttcaagtttgaccaaattttacaataaaacaaacaaaataaattgatgaaaatatttttagtaaattattttacaaaaaaaaaacaaatggagcATTAGTATCGTGGAGGAGCAAATTTTCTCGATGCTTTATTTGAGAGTGAGATacatttgtttaattttgttagtaTAAGGACAAGGGGTTGCAATCATTTTCTAAAGTTGctaatggaaaagaaaataatgatagttattttcatttaaaatgaaTCCATTCCAttatacaattaaattttataattttaaaagcaTAAAGACTACCAAGTAACACAAGTATGTACTGTGTACACACACTAAACAATAGTACACTATAGATCCAAAAGATAGAATCTTAACATTGAAATTGACAAGATAAGGGCTTTGAAACAAAAAAGGATTTTATTCCTGGAAAATATCCTAATCTTAAAAATCTTCTTACGAGAAGCTGTCCACACTATCCTAGTGTATGTAACACTTTTCCTTGCTTTTTAGATGAATTATTGTCAAGATttttggggaaatttttttttccagtggTATTTCATCATGTGGAGCGATATATACACAACTTATCATGTTTTCATTTGTGTGTGAGAGCTAGCTTGTGCTTATATTATATAATGTGCATATGTATGAAACATTAAGTTTTACGTCTGTACCTGCAGATGCTGCAGCAATTACATCATTCCCAGAATCCTTTGTGAGGAGAGAAAGTCTTGTGCTATAGTAATGATTCACAGCATAGAAGTCTGAGAGTGCCATGGACATGTACCTCTTTGCCACTCTTCCAACCGGGGACTTCAAATCAAGAACTACTCCAACTGGTATCAACTCATTTGCCATCACCAAAGGCTCATAACCACAAAGGCTGAGACTGAGCAAAAGAAAGGATTGGAACTTAGAAAGCAGGGGCTTCTGGTTTGTCATTGTCATGGACATTGTGAAGCTAACCTTTGCTTAATGTAGGGAATTTAACTAAAATCtctaacctgtgagaaacaaaacaaacagagaaaacacacgccaaagaaaataatcacacgc is a genomic window of Quercus lobata isolate SW786 chromosome 2, ValleyOak3.0 Primary Assembly, whole genome shotgun sequence containing:
- the LOC115977374 gene encoding glutamate receptor 2.8-like; this translates as MSMTMTNQKPLLSKFQSFLLLSLSLCGYEPLVMANELIPVGVVLDLKSPVGRVAKRYMSMALSDFYAVNHYYSTRLSLLTKDSGNDVIAAASAALDLMKNEEVQAIIGPQWSAQAKFVIEIGRKAQVPIISFSATSPSLSPSQNQFFIRTTQDDCVQVKAIANIVDTFGWREIVLIYEDTDYGNGLIPYLLDALQEIDTRVRYRSVIHPSSNNTEIIKELNKLKANHARIFLVHMTASLGSKLFVRAKEADMMSEGYAWILTTGLSSLLDPMGSKVMDSMQGVLGIRPYIPPSKHLKDFERKWKRNLTSIKIKSKSTTSLNFFGLWAYDTVWALAIAVEKAGCIVHSSFLKQNASNNNVDLAALGVFEKGTRLRNTILTTKFQGLSGNFDLVKGQLEPSAFELFNVIGRIERIIGHWTRETNLTLNENLSKNQISEDKLKHPIWPGDTPEQPTKLRIGVPVLKEGFLDFVKVEWDPVIVSGFSIDVFEDVLRALPFHLTYEYIPYANETRQSNGTYDQLLGEINTLKYDAVVGDITIVARRSLYVDFTLPYMESVVSMLVLEKDDESKNLWIFLKPLSINLWLTTGVAFIFTGLVIWTLEHRVNNDFRGPPKQQLGLIFWFSFSTLAFAQRERVVNNWSRFVLIVWIFVVLILTQSYTANLTSMLTVQRLQPMCVDVKEIIKKGYYVGYLKESFVKELLIDQLGFNESNLKAYETLEEYHEALSRGTYNDGVAAIFNEIPYIKLYLAKYCSRYTMVGPIYKIGGFGFVFRRGSPLVPYILRAILNVTQDKHKSLEYEKKYFSSQTTCVDQSTTISSHSPSLGVDSFGGLFIIAGISSLVSLLVYVFKFFYSYWPVLSDDNPADSCWSKLVKIAKHFYLKDLSSYTFKGEESRVHVVASPNVFEPSPGIDDMQNHTRNSTEGSNDVVIHDDNGNLSSSSRHGDASMQDVPNSS